The sequence CCTCGCCCAGGTCGTGGGGGGGTTGCAGCTTGCGGGGCTTCGCCTGGGGGAGAGCGTGGTGGTCCAGGGGGCGGGCGGGCTGGGGGTCTACGCCTGCGCCGTGGCCAAGGAGATGGGGGCCGGGCTGGTCATCGTGATCGACGGGATTCCGGAGCGCCTGGCCCTAGCCAAGGCCTTTGGAGCCGACGTCCTCCTGGACCTTCGCGAGGTCCGCACGCCAGAAGAGCGGATCAAGAAGGTCCAGGAGCTGACCAATGGCTGGGGAGCGGATGTGGTCGCTGAGCTGGTCGGCCACCCGCGGGTCTGCACCGAGGGGCTGCGGATGTTAGGGCGGACGGGCCGGTACCTCGAAATCGGGAACATCAACCCGGGCCTCACCTTCGACCTGGACCCCTCCCTGCTCATCTTCGGGAACAAGACCGTCTACGGGATGGTCTACTACGAGGCCGACCATCTGCGCGAGGCGCTGCGCCTCATCGCCCGAACCCGGACGAAGTACCCCTGGGCGAACGTCCTCTCCCACAAGTTCCCTCTGGCCCAGATCAACGAGGCCTTCCAGATGGCGGACCAGGGCAAGGTCACCCGGGCGGCCATTACCTTCTGAGGGGGGAGGGGAGCATGGCGTTCCGGGATCTGCGGGAGTTCATGGCCGCCCTCGAGGAGGCCGGCCAGCTGCGGCGCGTCCGGGTCCCGGTGGATCCCATCCTGGAGGTCGCCGAGATCACGGACCGGCTCAGCAAGCGGGGAGGCCCGGCCCTCCTGTTCGAGCAGGTGCAG is a genomic window of Candidatus Methylomirabilis sp. containing:
- a CDS encoding zinc-binding dehydrogenase, producing LAQVVGGLQLAGLRLGESVVVQGAGGLGVYACAVAKEMGAGLVIVIDGIPERLALAKAFGADVLLDLREVRTPEERIKKVQELTNGWGADVVAELVGHPRVCTEGLRMLGRTGRYLEIGNINPGLTFDLDPSLLIFGNKTVYGMVYYEADHLREALRLIARTRTKYPWANVLSHKFPLAQINEAFQMADQGKVTRAAITF